One Deltaproteobacteria bacterium genomic region harbors:
- a CDS encoding MFS transporter: MLPPLLPPDARHLLVTRALRGFADGLVSVLLAGYLTRLGFTPLQVGAIVTGTLLGSAALTTTVGLAGQALERRRVLLFAALLMLATGLGFAGLRAFWPLLAVAVVGTLNPTAGDVSVFLPVEQAVLAETVGGSERTAVFAWYNVAGTLAGGLGALAGGVPDVVARLAGVDPLAAERGGFVFYAAVAAVVALIYQRLSPSVERAVRTGQAPLARSRRVVLRLATLFSLDAFGGGFVVQSLLVLWLYRRFQLSVASAGAIFFGAGMVGALSQFLSAKLAARIGHVRTMVYTHLPANLFLLAAGVVPSAPLAVAFLLLRASMSQMDVPARQAYVMSLVPPEERMAASSVTNVPRSLAAAIPPLFTGILLDRSSFGWPLVLGGALKALYDVLLLVQFRTLRPPAEP; the protein is encoded by the coding sequence ATTCTCCCGCCGCTGCTCCCCCCGGACGCCCGGCACCTCCTCGTGACGCGTGCGCTGCGCGGGTTCGCGGACGGGCTGGTGAGCGTGCTGCTCGCCGGCTACCTCACCCGGCTCGGCTTCACGCCCCTCCAGGTCGGCGCGATCGTGACCGGGACGCTCCTCGGCTCGGCCGCGCTCACGACGACCGTCGGTCTGGCCGGTCAGGCGCTCGAGCGCCGCCGCGTGCTCCTCTTCGCCGCGCTCCTGATGCTCGCCACCGGGCTCGGCTTCGCCGGCCTGCGCGCGTTCTGGCCGCTCCTCGCGGTCGCGGTGGTCGGCACGCTCAACCCCACCGCGGGGGACGTGAGCGTCTTCCTGCCGGTCGAGCAGGCGGTGCTCGCGGAGACCGTGGGCGGCAGCGAGCGCACCGCCGTGTTCGCCTGGTACAACGTTGCCGGCACGCTCGCGGGTGGGCTCGGCGCGCTCGCGGGCGGCGTACCCGACGTGGTCGCCCGACTGGCGGGCGTCGATCCGCTCGCGGCGGAGCGCGGCGGCTTCGTCTTCTACGCGGCCGTGGCCGCCGTGGTCGCGCTGATCTACCAGCGGCTCTCCCCGTCCGTCGAGCGCGCGGTGCGGACGGGGCAGGCGCCGCTCGCGCGCTCGCGCCGCGTCGTGCTCCGCCTGGCCACGCTCTTCAGCCTCGACGCCTTCGGCGGCGGCTTCGTCGTGCAGTCGCTGCTCGTGCTCTGGCTCTACCGCCGCTTCCAGCTCTCGGTGGCGAGTGCGGGCGCGATCTTCTTCGGCGCGGGGATGGTGGGCGCGCTCTCGCAGTTCCTCTCCGCGAAGCTCGCGGCGCGCATCGGGCACGTGCGCACGATGGTCTACACCCACCTGCCTGCCAACCTCTTCCTGCTGGCGGCCGGCGTGGTGCCGAGTGCGCCCCTTGCGGTCGCCTTCCTCCTCCTGCGCGCCTCGATGTCGCAGATGGACGTGCCCGCCAGGCAGGCGTACGTCATGTCCCTGGTGCCGCCCGAGGAGCGCATGGCGGCCTCGAGCGTTACCAACGTGCCCCGCAGCCTGGCCGCCGCGATCCCGCCGCTCTTCACGGGCATCCTCCTCGACCGCTCCTCGTTTGGCTGGCCTCTCGTGCTGGGCGGCGCGCTGAAGGCGCTCTACGACGTCCTCCTCCTGGTGCAGTTCCGCACTCTCCGTCCGCCGGCGGAGCCATGA
- a CDS encoding M20 family metallopeptidase, protein MDARAAVRERVAAHRDRLVALSHRIHAHPELAFEEERASAWCAEALDATGFTVERGVCDLPTAFVARAGAGPLHLALCAEYDCLPGIGHACGHNLIAAMAVGAGIAAARVADDVGLTVSVVGTPAEERGGGKILLLERGAFAGVHAAMMVHPAPVDVVEPATLAWWEFEVRYTGKSAHASAFPELGINAADALTVAQTAIGLLRQHIRQGDRIHGIVTDGGDAPNVVPAHTAADYIVRARTLAELDDIRAKVLHCFEAGALATGATLEVKPSGEPYAEVRCDAALAAVYRRNAEAVGRSFPDLGVLIERAAASTDMGNVSHALPSIHPMIGIASLPAVNHQPEFTAHCVTAPADRAVADGALALAWTAVDVACDPALAARLQARGR, encoded by the coding sequence ATGGATGCCAGGGCCGCCGTCCGCGAGCGGGTCGCCGCGCACCGGGACCGCTTGGTCGCGCTGAGCCACCGCATCCACGCCCATCCCGAGCTCGCCTTCGAGGAGGAGCGCGCGTCCGCCTGGTGCGCCGAGGCCCTCGACGCCACCGGCTTCACCGTCGAGCGCGGCGTCTGCGACCTGCCGACGGCGTTCGTGGCGCGCGCCGGCGCGGGGCCGCTCCACCTGGCGCTGTGCGCCGAGTACGACTGCCTCCCCGGCATCGGCCACGCCTGCGGGCACAACCTCATCGCCGCCATGGCCGTCGGGGCGGGCATCGCCGCCGCGCGCGTCGCCGACGACGTCGGCCTCACGGTGAGCGTCGTCGGCACCCCGGCCGAGGAGCGCGGCGGCGGCAAGATCCTGCTCCTCGAGCGCGGCGCCTTCGCGGGCGTGCACGCGGCCATGATGGTGCATCCGGCGCCGGTCGACGTGGTCGAGCCGGCGACGCTGGCATGGTGGGAGTTCGAGGTGCGCTACACGGGCAAGTCGGCGCACGCGTCCGCCTTCCCGGAGCTCGGCATCAACGCCGCCGATGCGCTCACCGTGGCACAGACGGCAATCGGCCTCCTGCGCCAGCACATCCGCCAGGGCGACCGCATCCACGGCATCGTGACCGACGGCGGCGACGCCCCGAACGTCGTGCCAGCGCACACGGCCGCGGACTACATCGTGCGGGCCCGCACGCTCGCCGAGCTGGACGACATCCGCGCCAAGGTGCTGCACTGCTTCGAGGCCGGCGCCCTCGCCACCGGCGCCACGCTGGAGGTGAAGCCGAGCGGCGAGCCCTACGCCGAGGTCCGCTGCGACGCGGCGCTCGCCGCCGTCTACCGCCGCAACGCCGAAGCCGTCGGACGCTCCTTCCCCGACCTGGGCGTGCTCATCGAGCGCGCCGCCGCCTCGACCGACATGGGGAACGTGTCGCACGCCCTCCCGAGCATCCACCCCATGATCGGCATCGCCTCGCTGCCGGCGGTGAACCACCAGCCCGAGTTCACCGCCCACTGCGTGACGGCGCCGGCGGATCGAGCGGTGGCCGACGGGGCGCTCGCGCTCGCGTGGACGGCGGTCGACGTGGCGTGCGACCCGGCGCTCGCCGCCCGGCTGCAGGCGCGCGGCCGCTGA
- a CDS encoding ATP-binding cassette domain-containing protein, translating into MDGTPPIVDARGLCKDYGARRVVSDVSLALARGECLGLLGPNGAGKTTTIRMVTCFTAPSAGALAVLGLPASPANHAAIKAGLGIVQQDDCLDPDLSVEQNLIVYASYFGIARRAAATRATALMRFAELAEHRGARIRTLSGGMKRRLMLARALLNDPRLLVLDEPTTGLDPQARRMVWERIRTLKRQGTTILLTTHYMEEAAQLCDRLIIMDHGRIVAEGTPAELVAAQVGSDVVEVYLSGVEAEDARTVARLGAGPWRRERVGQVFYLYLRDGEAGPHLFGALDGLDFARRRATLEDVFLTLTGHALRD; encoded by the coding sequence GTGGACGGGACCCCGCCGATCGTCGACGCGCGCGGGCTGTGCAAGGACTATGGCGCCCGCCGGGTCGTGAGCGACGTCTCCTTGGCGCTCGCGCGAGGCGAGTGCCTGGGCCTCCTCGGCCCGAACGGGGCCGGCAAGACGACCACGATCCGGATGGTCACCTGCTTCACCGCGCCGAGCGCCGGCGCCCTGGCCGTCCTCGGGCTGCCCGCCTCGCCGGCCAACCACGCGGCCATCAAGGCAGGGCTCGGCATCGTACAGCAGGACGATTGTCTCGATCCCGACCTGAGTGTCGAGCAGAACCTGATCGTCTATGCGAGCTACTTCGGCATCGCGCGGCGCGCGGCCGCCACGCGCGCCACCGCGCTCATGCGCTTCGCCGAGCTGGCCGAGCACCGTGGCGCGCGCATCCGCACGCTCTCGGGGGGCATGAAGCGCCGCCTCATGCTGGCGCGGGCGCTGCTCAACGACCCGCGCCTCCTCGTCCTCGACGAGCCGACCACCGGCCTCGATCCGCAGGCGCGACGGATGGTCTGGGAGCGCATCCGCACGCTCAAGCGCCAGGGCACGACCATCCTCCTCACCACGCACTACATGGAGGAGGCGGCACAGCTCTGCGACCGGCTCATCATCATGGACCACGGCCGCATCGTCGCCGAGGGCACGCCGGCGGAGCTGGTCGCGGCGCAGGTGGGCTCCGATGTCGTCGAGGTCTACCTCTCGGGCGTCGAGGCCGAGGACGCGCGCACCGTGGCGCGCCTCGGCGCGGGCCCGTGGCGCAGGGAGCGCGTCGGCCAGGTGTTCTACCTCTATCTCCGCGACGGCGAGGCCGGGCCACACCTCTTCGGCGCGCTCGACGGCCTCGACTTCGCGCGCCGGCGCGCCACCCTCGAGGATGTGTTCCTGACCCTGACGGGGCACGCGCTCCGGGACTGA
- a CDS encoding 3-deoxy-7-phosphoheptulonate synthase, whose amino-acid sequence MLRTQNLHVVKTEPLVAPRAIKREFPGSDALYEVVVGARATIRDIIAGRDDRLLAVVGPCSIHDPAAALDYARRLGALAARLADKLFVVMRVYFEKPRTTIGWKGLVNDPHLNGTHDMQTGLRLARKLLLDLARLGVPAGTELLDPITPQYLADLISWTAIGARTTESQTHREMASGLSMPVGFKNTTDGNPQAAINALESARHPHTFLGIDQDGVASVIHTEGNPDGHIVLRGGRTPNYDAESIRRCEALLAAAGLPARILVDCSHAQTAKDFTRQPRVLADLMAQIRAGNRSILGFMLESNLEAGNQKLAGGRAGLRYGVSITDACIDWPTTEESLADAAAALR is encoded by the coding sequence ATGCTCCGCACCCAGAACCTCCACGTCGTCAAGACCGAGCCCCTGGTCGCCCCGCGCGCGATCAAGCGCGAGTTCCCGGGCTCGGATGCGCTCTACGAGGTGGTGGTGGGCGCTCGGGCGACGATTCGCGACATCATCGCCGGCAGGGACGATCGTCTGCTCGCCGTCGTCGGCCCGTGCTCGATCCACGATCCGGCGGCGGCGCTCGACTACGCCCGGCGCCTCGGCGCGCTCGCCGCGCGGCTGGCGGACAAGCTCTTCGTCGTCATGCGCGTCTACTTCGAGAAACCGCGCACGACCATCGGCTGGAAGGGGCTCGTCAACGACCCGCACCTGAACGGCACGCACGACATGCAGACCGGGCTGCGCCTGGCGCGCAAGCTGCTCCTCGACCTGGCGCGGCTCGGCGTCCCCGCCGGCACCGAGCTGCTCGACCCGATCACGCCGCAGTACCTGGCCGACCTGATCTCGTGGACGGCGATCGGCGCGCGCACCACCGAGAGCCAGACGCATCGCGAGATGGCGAGCGGTCTCTCGATGCCGGTCGGCTTCAAGAACACGACCGACGGCAACCCGCAGGCTGCCATCAACGCGCTCGAGTCGGCCCGTCATCCCCACACCTTTCTCGGCATCGACCAGGACGGCGTGGCCTCCGTCATCCACACCGAGGGGAACCCCGACGGGCACATCGTGCTGCGCGGCGGGCGCACGCCCAACTACGACGCCGAGAGCATCCGACGCTGCGAGGCGCTGCTCGCTGCGGCCGGTCTGCCCGCGCGCATCCTGGTCGACTGCAGCCACGCGCAGACGGCCAAGGACTTCACGCGCCAGCCGCGCGTCCTGGCCGACCTGATGGCGCAGATCCGCGCCGGCAACCGCTCCATCCTGGGCTTCATGCTGGAGAGCAATCTCGAAGCCGGGAACCAGAAGCTCGCCGGCGGGCGCGCCGGGCTCCGCTACGGGGTGTCGATCACCGACGCGTGCATCGACTGGCCGACGACGGAGGAGTCCCTCGCCGACGCCGCGGCCGCGCTGCGCTGA
- a CDS encoding amidohydrolase, protein MSDAPERPKAIDCWLNPTTGLAEQPPEFLVRVARDYFHREKEAFTPTPIEELLRQMDAAGVERAIITMNPHDPAPIAELARAFPGRFICSTTIDPMAGMEALRLLERLVARHGLRLARVVPFLVNRPPNDKVYYPLYAKCIELDLPISVNTGIPGPPMPAEPQRPLHLDEVCLFYPELKLIMAHGADPWWGEAIRLLLKYPNLYMMTSAYAPKYLPQELIHFMNTRGAHKVLFASDHPFLSFERCLTEAVALPLREGVLARYLRENALALFRWD, encoded by the coding sequence ATGTCGGACGCTCCCGAGCGGCCGAAGGCGATCGACTGCTGGCTCAATCCGACCACCGGGCTCGCCGAGCAGCCCCCCGAGTTCCTGGTCCGCGTCGCCCGCGACTACTTCCACCGCGAGAAGGAGGCCTTCACCCCGACGCCGATCGAAGAGCTCCTGCGCCAGATGGACGCCGCCGGCGTCGAGCGCGCGATCATCACCATGAACCCCCACGATCCCGCGCCGATCGCCGAGCTCGCGCGGGCCTTCCCGGGGCGGTTCATCTGCTCGACGACGATCGACCCGATGGCCGGCATGGAAGCGCTCCGCCTGCTCGAGCGACTGGTCGCCAGACACGGCCTCCGGCTCGCGCGCGTGGTGCCGTTCCTCGTGAATCGACCGCCGAACGACAAGGTCTACTATCCGCTCTACGCGAAGTGCATCGAGCTCGACCTGCCGATCTCGGTCAACACCGGTATCCCGGGCCCGCCGATGCCCGCGGAGCCGCAACGGCCGCTCCACCTGGACGAAGTGTGCCTCTTCTACCCGGAGCTCAAGCTCATCATGGCGCACGGCGCCGACCCGTGGTGGGGTGAGGCGATCCGCCTCCTGCTCAAGTACCCGAACCTCTACATGATGACCTCGGCCTACGCGCCGAAGTACCTGCCTCAGGAGCTGATCCACTTCATGAACACGCGCGGCGCGCACAAGGTCCTTTTCGCCTCCGACCATCCGTTCCTCTCCTTCGAGCGCTGCCTCACCGAGGCGGTCGCGCTGCCCCTGCGTGAGGGCGTGCTCGCCAGGTACCTGCGCGAGAACGCGCTCGCGCTCTTCCGCTGGGACTGA
- a CDS encoding PH domain-containing protein, with amino-acid sequence MGHIDKHLAPGERVVLRTRLHPVIFAGTVAFAAFVLGVVALIVSRNELAARTVALLWLAGVLVALGSLLPPYVRWQTSEFAVTDRRVLVKMGLLSVHTLELPLAQARIEVEPTIGGRLLGYGTLRIVGTEGADEAFARVARPQAVREAVVRQAPGSRVARTR; translated from the coding sequence ATGGGCCACATCGACAAGCACCTCGCTCCGGGCGAGCGTGTCGTCCTCCGCACGCGTCTCCATCCGGTGATCTTCGCGGGCACGGTGGCGTTCGCGGCTTTCGTGCTGGGGGTGGTCGCGCTCATCGTGAGCCGCAACGAGCTCGCCGCCCGGACCGTGGCGCTGCTCTGGCTCGCGGGCGTGCTGGTCGCGCTCGGCTCCCTGCTGCCGCCCTACGTGCGCTGGCAGACCTCCGAGTTCGCGGTCACCGACCGGCGCGTGCTCGTCAAGATGGGTCTGCTCTCGGTGCACACGCTGGAGCTGCCCCTTGCCCAGGCGCGGATCGAGGTGGAGCCGACGATCGGGGGCCGCCTGCTCGGCTACGGCACGCTCCGGATCGTGGGCACGGAGGGGGCCGACGAGGCGTTCGCGCGCGTCGCGCGCCCACAGGCGGTGCGCGAGGCGGTGGTCCGCCAGGCGCCGGGCTCACGCGTCGCCCGCACGCGCTAG
- a CDS encoding DUF779 domain-containing protein — translation MPACAGLTPRAHRLLERVRGAADSAEDPLAFMISGGCCGGTNPVLCRRSNVIEGFDVPLGEAGGIAVYAHPDHARYLASDHFVIDAIDNARGDTFSLEIPYGGRFVLREIGTA, via the coding sequence ATGCCCGCCTGCGCCGGCTTGACCCCGCGGGCGCATCGTCTCCTCGAGCGGGTGCGCGGCGCCGCCGACTCCGCCGAGGATCCGCTCGCGTTCATGATCAGCGGGGGCTGCTGCGGGGGCACCAACCCCGTGCTCTGCCGCCGCTCGAACGTCATCGAGGGCTTCGACGTGCCACTGGGCGAGGCCGGCGGCATCGCGGTCTATGCCCATCCCGACCACGCGCGCTACCTGGCCTCGGACCACTTCGTCATCGACGCCATCGACAACGCGCGCGGCGACACGTTCTCGCTCGAGATCCCGTACGGCGGCCGCTTCGTGCTGCGCGAGATCGGCACCGCCTGA
- a CDS encoding aldehyde dehydrogenase family protein — translation MAGTAQPLGAENGARRYQLFINGKFVDSRSGKRFESISPHDRSVVAVVAEGDKADIDAAVAAARAAYEGTWSGTPAGERARLLNKIADLLEASAPELGRLETLDMGMPILMTGGMGALAAEVFRYWAGMATKLHGLTSPALRPGDFLGYTLREPLGVVGGITPWNAPLLMATWKTAPALACGNTVVLKPAEHTPMTSLELARLAAEAGLPEGVLNVVPGFGPTAGAALASHPAVDKIAFTGEYVTGRLIVQMSASNLKTVTLELGGKSPHIIFDDVDLETAVTNALFGIYLNTGQICSAGTRILVQDTMYERFVERFVERSQQIKVGDPLDFATRMGPLVSEEQQRKVQRYVEIGKKEGAHLRCGGGPPTDPALAKGFYFEPTVFTEVDNKMQIAQEEIFGPVASILKFHDEDDAVRIGNDVIYGLAAGVQTKDLKRAHRLAKRLQAGTVWINTWHMIEANSPFGGYKLSGYGRENGNAMVEHLTRLKQVWVDLNDFTMDFFGM, via the coding sequence GGTATCAGCTGTTCATCAACGGCAAGTTCGTCGACAGCCGGTCCGGCAAACGTTTCGAGAGCATCAGCCCGCACGACCGCTCCGTGGTCGCGGTCGTCGCCGAGGGTGACAAGGCGGACATCGACGCCGCCGTCGCTGCCGCGCGCGCCGCCTACGAGGGCACGTGGTCCGGCACGCCCGCCGGTGAGCGTGCCCGCCTCCTCAACAAGATCGCCGATCTGCTCGAGGCGAGCGCTCCCGAGCTCGGTCGTCTCGAGACGCTCGACATGGGCATGCCGATCCTCATGACCGGCGGCATGGGCGCGCTCGCCGCGGAGGTCTTCCGCTACTGGGCCGGCATGGCGACCAAGCTGCACGGGCTCACCAGCCCGGCGCTCCGTCCCGGCGACTTCCTCGGCTACACGCTGCGCGAGCCGCTCGGCGTGGTGGGCGGCATCACGCCCTGGAACGCGCCCCTCCTCATGGCGACCTGGAAGACGGCGCCCGCGCTTGCCTGCGGCAACACGGTGGTCCTGAAGCCCGCCGAGCACACGCCGATGACCAGCCTCGAGCTGGCCCGCCTGGCCGCCGAGGCCGGGCTGCCCGAGGGCGTACTCAACGTGGTGCCCGGGTTCGGGCCGACGGCGGGCGCCGCCCTCGCCTCGCACCCCGCGGTCGACAAGATCGCCTTCACTGGCGAGTACGTGACCGGCCGACTGATCGTGCAGATGTCGGCCAGCAACTTGAAAACCGTCACGCTCGAGCTGGGCGGGAAATCGCCCCACATCATCTTCGACGACGTGGACTTGGAGACGGCGGTCACCAACGCCCTCTTCGGAATCTACCTGAACACGGGCCAGATCTGCTCGGCCGGGACCCGCATCCTGGTCCAGGACACCATGTACGAGCGCTTCGTCGAGCGCTTCGTCGAGCGCTCGCAGCAGATCAAGGTCGGTGACCCGCTCGACTTCGCGACCCGCATGGGACCGCTCGTCTCCGAGGAGCAGCAGCGCAAGGTCCAGCGCTACGTCGAGATCGGCAAGAAGGAGGGCGCGCACCTCCGCTGCGGCGGCGGGCCGCCCACGGATCCCGCCCTCGCCAAGGGCTTCTACTTCGAGCCCACGGTCTTCACCGAGGTCGACAACAAGATGCAGATCGCCCAGGAGGAGATCTTCGGGCCGGTGGCGAGCATCCTCAAGTTCCACGACGAGGACGACGCGGTCCGCATCGGCAACGACGTCATCTACGGGCTCGCCGCGGGCGTGCAGACGAAGGACCTGAAGCGCGCGCACCGCCTCGCCAAGCGCCTGCAGGCCGGCACCGTGTGGATCAACACCTGGCACATGATCGAGGCCAACTCGCCCTTCGGCGGCTACAAGCTCTCGGGCTACGGGCGCGAGAACGGGAACGCCATGGTGGAGCACCTCACCCGGCTGAAGCAGGTGTGGGTCGACCTGAACGACTTCACCATGGACTTCTTCGGCATGTGA